The Arabidopsis thaliana chromosome 5, partial sequence genomic interval AATAGGCCTGATGGGTCCATAAAAATAGTCTAAAAGCTTCATCCTTTTTGACATTGTTATTAGTCTAAGagattcatttttatttttgacattaGAATGGTTGCTTGATCTACAagttagtttatttttttgtttgataaccaaattataaagaaTGATTACATTTAATTATTGAATTGTTAAATTCTTTTACTATCATCAACTTCATTACGTACTATTTGTTTGTTCTATACTTTTGTGTATTTAACTTCTCCCTttcagatttttcttcttgtccCATTTACAcaattaagattttgttaCGAAGTTGAAatccaatttatttttcaataaattatgttataatcataacaaaaaataacctACCATTCTAACAATCTCAACTCAGAGCAACAAGTAATTTCTATTTGGATACTACGGAGACTTAGAAAATTAAGAGACTGgggaaaaataacaaatcaaacacTTCCCTCTTTAAGAGTAAAGAAGTCTCTAAACTGTGACAAACTCACAAGACCCTTCTTTCAAATTCCAATCTTTCCAACATTCCTCTTCTGTCCACTATGAAACCGCAGCAACCACAACCGCCattgctcctcctcctcctcctcccacTTCTCTTAACCACCGTCTCCTCCTATCCACTAAACCCAAAACAGCTCAAAGCTCTCCAATCACTCAACATCTCTACACCAACTAATGATccctgcaacaacaacaacaaccaatcCTCCTCCTCGTCCATAACTTGCGACGACGCTTCTCCTTACCGCCACATCACCTCAATCTCCTTCACAAACTGCTCCTCCACTCTATCTCTCCCCTCCAAAACACTCAAACCACTCTCAAAATCTCTCATCTCCCTCTCTTTCACTAACTGCCCTTCACTCTCTCCTCCATACCACCTCCCAATCTCCCTCCACTCCTTCTCCGCCGTCTCCTCCTTCCTCCAAAACAACCGTACCAAACTCTCCGGCCTCTTCCTCGCTCGTctcaaaaacctcaaaaccCTCTACATTTCCTCAACCCCAATCCAAACCTCTCGTCGTCTTTATGTCATCCTCGGAAACATGCATAAACTCACTTCCCTCACTATCTCAAACTCAAATCTCACTGGCCTTATCCCTAAATCTTTCCACTCAAATCTCAGATACATAGATTTATCAAACAACTCACTCAAAGGCTCAATACGCATTTCCATTACTCGTCTCAAAAACCTCAAGTCCTTAAACTTATCTCATAACTCTCTCTCTGGCcaaataccaaacaaaatcaaaagcttaaCTTTTCTAAAAAACTTATCTTTAGCTTCAAACAAACTATCAGGAACAATCCCAAATTCACTCTCATCTATCTCTGAACTTACACATTTGGATCTAAGTATGAATCAACTAAACGGAACCGTTCCAAGTTTCTTCTCCGAGATGAAGAACCTCAAACACTTGAATCTCGCTGATAACTCCTTCCATGGAGTTTTACCATTCAACGAAAGCTTCatcaaaaatctcaactttttcGAAATTGGAAGGAACAGTGAGCTCTGTTATAACAAAACTGTTCTCTCCTCGAACTTGAAATTGGAGGGTCTTGCTCCGTGTGATAAATACGGTTTTCCTTTATGGTCTCCGTCGCAAAAGGAGGAATCTTTGTCAGGAGAAAACGATTACGACGTTGAAGGAGGCAATGAGGAGAAGACGGAGAATCTGAAGacgaaggaagaagaagaagaagaacacaaaggTTCCAACAAGACTCTGTTTGGTCTCGGCATTGGTCTTTTCTCGCTTGTGTTCTTAatcctcttcctcttttaTCTCGCTAAAAGGTGTCGTTTGATTTGAGAAGTCTGGGACGTAGTAATTTTGTATTGGTTGTGTATTCACCCTTCTCTCCTtctaaatgttttattttattttctcctgTTTTAGTATTTATGAATTGTGGTTATGAGTGTATTTATGAATTGTGGTTATGAGTatctttagttttatttatacaaatttgtTCAAAACATAGGGTTAGTTTAGGGACTGTGTAGTCCAGAGACATATTCATCTATAAGGACAATGAAATCAAAGGAGCtgcttttgattgattttagttttgatgatgacattgaataaaataagaaacatatCTCCAAGGTTCTTGGAAGATTTAGATTCTACCAAACTGATGTCAAAAGATTTACTACAACAAGAAATTCTTTAACATCCAAAGATAACAACTTAAAATAAGCtagaatcaacaaaaatctttaaagATCAAAACACTTTTTAACCAGTGATGTTCTGAGACTTGTTGAGGATAACTCCTTCATACTTGACCTGGAACCATTTCATTGCATCATCCTTGGTTACTCTGTGTTGAATACCAACACGAGTCTTGCATCTACGGCGGCGAGCCACACGATATCCTGGGCGTTCAAGGACAACGTAAAAGTCCATTCCGTAGATACCAGTGGAAGGATCGTACCtatatacacaaaataaaacacatgaGAACAGTAAACATTTCAAATAAACCAGTTAATCAGTTTCGAATCTAACACCCTTGAAAAACAGTAAAGCATTCATCTTTTACTAGACCCAAATCTAGCATTCAACCAAAAACTAGTAAAGGGCTCATTTTTAATCCAATCCATACTTAAAATTCCACAAAAACTATAACACTCAGCGAAAACCAAAGTAGTCTGCATTCTGACTAAACCTCACAAAACCCCTAATTTAGAGACTTGACATTTAGATGCAACTGAAATTCTTTTAAACATATACAGATACATGAAGAATCCAAGTACCAAAACCATTATACAAAGCCATTAATGTAACTAATTCAAGGAAACTTTCATcgcaaaagaaacagaaaacttaCTTGATTCCAAGATCAATGTGCTCTTGGATACCAAATCCAAAGCAACCAGTGTCACTGAAGTTCCTCCTAAGAAGCTCATACTCCTTAACTTTCAAACCACTCTCAAGAAGCTGCATTGCCTTCTCACCTCTCACAGTCACATAACACGCAATCTTCTCATTACGCCTGATACCAAAAGACCTCACAGTGTACCTCGCTGTATAACAAAAACCACAACATACATCAGAATCAAGATcaacacaaaatcaaacttaaatCCCTGAAAGATTTCAAATTCACATACCCTTAGAGAAGACAGGGGTTTGTCCACTGAGCTGCTCCAACACCTATAcgaaataaccaaaaacaataattcaaaTCTAAATCACTAAATCAATGATGGATAATCGTAAAGGTCAgatttttacaaacaaaatcgaaCCTTGGAGGCACGAGTGAGACGATCACCACTCTCACCAACGGAAATGTTGAGAACAAGTTTCTGAACCTTAATGTCCCTCATGGGGTTCGAGAGCTTCTTCTCCGACGcctgagaaacaaaacaaagccGAAAAATAAACCCATTGAACTAAACACATTTTCATTGAATCGATCTACAGAGACGAACGAAACAAATACCATTTTAAGGAGATCAATGTCGAGCTAAGAGACGAAGCAGTGTAGAGTTTGCAAAGCCCAAAACTGCGTCGAGTGCAAAGTGAGAGAACTTATATGGGTCGGTACTTAGGGTTTCTTGAATTAACGCAATGACGAAATTACCCCTTTGATTtattaaaatggtttaatGGGCCAATATTATAAAGCCCATAAGAAAAGCATAATCTTAAGCATATATTTGGCCTTCTTAGTTACATAAGGCAAATAGTCTTTCATTCGCCGAATCACTTTATTATGtatgagttttaaaattaacgaTAGATAATTTTTTATGAGACTGTGGAAACGCAaatcttcatttatttttggaagaaCAGAATAAATAAGAGTtattgagaaaacaaatttttacaGTTAATGCCATGACAATgacaacaaaatcaagaagacTAGTTAAGACACTATGAAGTCTATCATCGTGGTCCAGAGAGCTCAATGGCTTCAATAATAAAGGACTGCTCTTCATGACCATTACTGTAGTTCCTAGAGACACTTGGAGCTCTAGCTTCATACCCTCCTTCACACTGTTCCACTAAACCTTCTAGTACCTTCAACACTTGAGACATCCTCGGTCTTAGATTCGGATGTGGCTGTGTACAAAGCAAAGCCAATTCCACTACTTCCTCCAACACCAAATCATCAAACTCTCCCTTCAAATCTCTGTCCACCATCTCTGCaaatctcttctctgctttcaATGTCCTTACCTACAAAAACCAATGGTTTAGATTTAAGTTTTGTCCTTATGGGTTCAGTCTAAGTTGAGTAAATGACTCatagaatttttttacttaccCAGCTCAATATCATTCCTTTTCGAACTTGACCATTGCCTTGATCAATCATCTTATGACCTGTTATGAGTTCAAGGATTAGTACTCCGAATCCGAAAACATCGGTTTTCTCTGAGGACTGTCCAGTGGAAAGGTACTCGGGAGCGATGTGTCCAATGGTTCCTCGGACTGCGGTAGTGACATGTGAATCTCTCTGGTCTAAAAGCTTTGCTAGACCAAAATCGCCAACTATTGCTTCAAAGCTCTCATCAAGTAGAATATTTGCAGCTTTGACGTCTCTGTGAATAATCTTTGGATTGCATTGCTCGTGCAAGTAAACAAGTCCTCGAGCTGCGCCGAGTGCAATGCTTATCCTCCGATTCCAATCTAGAGACGGCTTTTCTCCATAATTGTCTGAAACATGTAATCTTATAAGGAACTTTTCGCGTTATATATCGaaagaataacaaaacaagaaatgtGTTAATTGAAAACCTCTCAGACGATCAGCTACGCTTCCATTTGGCATGTACGGATACACAAGCATTCTCTCTTCCGGGGTCATACAGAATCCAAAGAGGCGTAAAAGGTTACGGTGAACAGCTAAGCCAATCATCTCTACTTCGGTTTGAAACTGAACTTCTCCTGTATAAATCGGATCTTTCAATCTTTTAACTGCCACCACAGTTCCATTTGGGAGATACCCTTTATAAACCATCCCAAACCCTCCTTGTCCCAAAATGTTCTTTGGACTAAAATTGCTTGTTGCGGTTTGTATTTCGCGAAAACTGAACCTTTTCAGATGGCCGATTTCAAATTCGTAGTCTTGCTGCACTAAGAAATCCATAAAAAGTAATGCAGATTTTAGCAAAGTCTTGACATATATTGTATATGACAGACAGAGAGAGACTATTAGATATGTACCGTGTGATCTTGAGAGACGTGATCGATGCCAAAGCAcccagaagaagagaaacattaGGGAGATGATAAAGGCAACAACAATGCCAAATGCAAAAGAGAGCACTAAGCTGTGATGTTTGCTATTGTCCTTTTCAGACAAACCCGTCGCTGCAGATCGATTGCAGCTAGTTAAATAAACGAAACCATGttttaaataaagttttgCAAAGAATTTTCGAAGCAACATACCATTTCTCACAGGTGTAGCATCTGAGCAAAGCTCTTGGGAAGCTGGACCACAAAGAAATGCATTTCCTACAATCCTAAAACAGAAAAGTTTATCAAGAAGCTTTCACATAAGTTGCAACGGCTAATAATCATGCATTTTTCGCATATCTTACCTGTAATCTTTTGCTGATATATTCGGAGTTGGTCCGCTTAGATTGTTGAAAGATAGATCCCTATTCAagtttttcataaataaaaaaacattagtctAAGAAACATTATACGAAATAGAAATTTCCTGGAGCTGTAATGTTAGGTAGAGTAAGAcatacaagaaagaaagaccTGAGAGGCCAGCGACGAGGTGAGGGACTTGCCCAGATAAAAGATTCCTGCTAAGCCGCCTACAAGACTTAACcttgtaagaaaataacaattgcAACATTAAGTAAATCAAGAATCTTTGCATCAAACTCACAAGTAGTTTAAGTGAGTTAAGAACCCTAAAGAAGCTGGGATTTCACCACTAAACCGATTCCCCGATAAATCAAGCGTTTCAAGCTCAGAGAGTTGGCCTAACTCAGAAGGAATCGGACCAGTTAACTGATTATTCTGAAGTAACCTACAATAATAACAAGTAACCCCATTAGTTACAACAACACATACTTGAATTCCAAGATTAACCACAAATTCATTTAACTCACAAAGTATGAAGATGAGTTAATTCCCCAATACTAGTAGATAGTATCCCTGATAATCCTTTACTAGCCATCTCTCTGCATTAAAGATTTCAATAAACTCAGCAAAGAAACGTTTCTCAGAGACATTTAGTCGAACAAGTGGTGTGCAAAAGATACTCACAGAGAAACCACAAAACCTTCAGAAGAACAACCAACCATGTTCCAAGTACAAGGATCAACAGAGTTAATATCCCAACCAGACAAAACCTCTTTCTCATCTTTCATCTTGTTCTTCACTGACATTAACGCAGCCACTACAATAACCCAAAAATATGGATTAAGTCAAAACCTTTTTAcacaataaaagaaagatctttGATACTTTTTTCACCTTCATAGTTAACACCCTTGGGAGATAAAAGACTATCCATGGCAGAAACAGAGTCAAGAACAGAGTAATAATAAACCCAGATTCCTAAAAACAGAAACTTCATCAAAGAAATCTCCATCGTAGAAAAAGTATAAGAATTCTCTAGACTTCAATGTTAGTTATCATTTGTATGCCCTTTCTTCTAGGGCAGACCATttgaaacattataaatacattaaaaagataagttttttttggcattAAATTGAAtcgagatgaagaagaagaagaagaagacaaataaagaaattgaCGATTATAGCAAATGGAAGCGGGAAAATCCTCGAAGTTGTCAAACGATTGTTTCCTTGTCTTCTGTTCTgtaagacttttttttgtttttatatctgACTTTTGACAGTGTTAGTGAGATTAGATCCTCTGTAATCGGTTCTACGAGAACAATGGTACAACAGCACACTCTTGAATCTGATATGGTATTCCGATCAACGGCttgatttatctttatttCACCATTGAAAAAGTCAATAATGCTCAAGACTAATGCTCGTATGAACGATATTGGGTTAGTAATAAGTTGGGTTAGTATGGAATAAATGGTGTGACACAATATTTGAATGGTGATGATTTTtgtaacaataacaaaaaataattatcttGCGACTAAAATAATTATcaagttttaattaatttttgataaCATTTCGAGTAATAGCAAAGTCTTCAAGCTTCAAGACTCTTAAAACATGCAATATAATGCTTATGTGCTCATGCACGGCTGATTTAGTCATTTTACCCTTTCTCCATAAATCTTGTTTAGCCTCATTTTACACTTTTTCGTTGCAATTAGGACATATAATTCCTTCATGTGTTAATGGTCCTCATTCCTCTGCTAATCGCTTCCATTCTCATACCATTTTAACATGAAATAATTCCGCGACGAATTTTCAGAGATCTAtcccaaaaaaacattatgtcCTTGAGTTTTTAGTAGGTCTTGTACATACCGATACCCTTTATATCCTGCAATTAATAGTTCATTTGCAACTTCAGGACTATCCTTCGCCCAAGAAATgatctttgatttgataataACGTCACTTGCTTGCTTTTCATCTACAATATCCACACCAAAGTCATCTCACGTAAGATTCTATAAGTATAATATTAAAGAACATTTTTCtagaaatataatattaaatttttttacctGAAATGACTGAGGTAGAGTCGATATAGGTAGAATCAAAGTAACTGAAGGTACCGAGAAAAAGTTCATTAGGGTCACCAACCGCCTTAATCGTAACGGGGTCAACGTGTTTTGAGATACCATAATTTTCGGTATCCCAATACACAACGTTTTTGGCAAGTGTGTAAAAGGTATCCTTTTTTGCAAGTGCGTAACAACTATCCTCTTCAAACGGTAGAATTACAAactaactaaaataatttacctTGTAATTCAGTAGagtaaattttacaaattcttGTTTAAATTACTTATGTATTGGTCTTAAACAGCTTGgtctttttagttttgagtttGGATATAATTGATCTTGGATCTAATgctttcttgagttttttatATTACCTATGTTAGTATGTTTGCATTTCTGCTACTGATCTCAAATCATTGTAAAATCTCTCATACATATCATTTAGAATGTGGGTAAAATTATACTATGAAATAGTAATAAAAGCGCAAATATATCATAAAGCAAAAATGTGAACGATAAGATGATCCAAACTAAATTCGAAATGGTATCAAAGTGGCAAAGACGGTCTATGGCATAATTCACCAAAGCCACTGCTTACGAcatcattaaaaatatagaattatTTTCTGAATATTGGTTAGGTTGTGTATGCACACAATTCGTCCATGTCATATTGtcatatagtatttttatcatttttaagtTAATGTTTTGCTAATGTGattgttttttcatatatttaaagattttgaaccatatattattttgtaaagtCACGTGGATCCACCATTTTTCGTAGGTGCATGAAATAATTTGAACAAAACTtacaaatattagttttgtaattaaaataaaagatatttttaaatttatagtGTTAGCATCTTTCAATcatttatgaaaattaaataataaaataaatattgtattatttattttttctaaatatcaaataaaacatttttttatacagtaaattacaatttttttcttttaaacttgtttgttaagttttatatttttgatttcgCTTTAGGGAATTATAGATGTTTTGACTAATTTAATAGTTAAGTGTATTGAATAATAACTCGAGCAATTAAATTAACCATTAGATCACATCTCGTCCAAATCGTTGAGTTACCACAGAAACTTGAGATCAAGTGTTTGAATCTATCTCGGTACccacttctcttctctcttcctctctctctctctcatgtTGTTACGTAAATGATTTGGagattaaactaaaattattataatttgaacaattttattattagagaagcaatttcttttttctcctagtgaattattattattgaagTGATTAAACTAGTGTTTTCTACACCtataaataatgttttgcAGATGTAATTTGAATCATTTGATCAGTTAACGCAAATACCTAAACAAGAGTCCTAAGCTTCGCCGCCCGATAATAATGTATGATTTGATGCCACGTCAACAAAATACCATTCAAATTCGGTTTGATaaatttcggttcggttcagGTAAAAACCGTTTGGTTCGACCAGCCTTAAAAACCGAACCCTCTCTAAACTCGTTTGTCGTTCTCGCTCTCTCTCCGCCGCTTTCTCTCTAAAATGGTGATCGATGTTCGAAAAATGTTTCCTTTTTCCCGAAATTCACAGTAAAAAAGATATGAATTCTCTAAAATCTTTGAGATACAGTAGCATTAGAGAAGCTTTGACACATCAAAACCCAACAAAGTCTTCATTTTTATGCCCACTTTACTTCTACAATCAACGAAGATGGTTAAAGCCTGTAGATTCAGCACAAACAAGGTTAGAGAATCGAACAAGAGATCATCAATTAGACAAAATCATTCCCCAGATTAGGAAACTAAACATCATCCTCGAGATTTCAAAACTCATGTCTAGCAAAAAGCGTggtccttttgtttctttgcagCTTATGTCTAGATGGAAGAATCTCGTTGGTTTGAATGTAAATGTTGGAGCTTTTATCGGTAAGTATCCTCATGCTTTTGAGATCTTTACACATCCTTTTAGTAAGAATCTTTGTTGTAAGATTACTGAGAAGTTTAAGGTATTGATtgatgaggaagagaatgTTGTTAGAGAGTGTGAGGTTGATGCTGTGAAGAGGGTaaagaagttgttgttgttgtcgaaACACGGTGTTCTTCGTGTACATGCTTTGAGGTTGATTAGAAAGGAATTGGGTTTGCCTGAGGATTTTCGAGATTCTATTTTAGCTAAGTATAGTTCAGAGTTCAGGTTAGTTGATTTGGAGACTTTAGAGTTAGTTGATAGAGATGATGAGAGTTTGTGTGTGGCAAAAGTTGAGGAGTGGAGAGAAGTTGAATATAGAGAGAAATGGTTAAGTAAGTTTGAGACGAATTACGCGTTTCCTATTCATCTTCCTACAGGGTTCAAGATTGAGAAAGGGTTTAGAGAAGAGTTAAAGAATTGGCAAAGGGTTCCTTATGTGAAGCCTTATGATAGAAAGGAGATTTCTCGAGGGTTAGAGCGATTCGAGAAGCGTGTTGTTGCAGTTATCCATGAGCTTCTGAGCTTAACGGTAGAGAAAATGGTTGAAGTTGAGAGATTAGCTCATTTTCGAAAGGATCTTGGTATTGAAGTAAACGTGAGGGAAGTTATATTGAAACATCCCGGGATTTTCTATGTGTCGACGAAAGGAAGTAGTCAGACTTTGTTTCTAAGAGAAGCTTATAGCAAAGGGTGTTTGATTGAGCCGAACCCGATATACAATGTGAGGAGGAAAATGCTTGATCTTGTGTTGTTGAAAACGCGTTATTCGAGAATGTTGTTACAAAGGGAAGATGAAACTcatagagaagagaagagtagAGATGTTTTGATTAGCTCTAATGAAGATTGGGAAGGAGGGAGAGATGGAGATTGGGTCTTACCAATTTTGGGGAAATGAAGTTTGTGCAAAAGTCCCATTCAAGTCCCAAAGTGTATCAGATTGAAGTTGTTTTCTCAAACACCGAGTTTACTGCAAAGGAAACTTCATCTGGCAGTGCAAGAACAACCTCTTGGATGAAGAATGATATTGTCATGCACAAACAACTCTCTGCTGCCTCTAGAACTAGAAGGTCATCAGCAATGTCCTTGACCAAAAGTGTAATTATGATGAAACTGTAGCAAACAAGAAACTATTTGGTGGGTTTTGATTTACGAGtaggaagaagaacacaagatGAAGATTACTTCATTAGAAATTCATTTTGGCTTTATGTGAAAACTCTCAAAAGtcataaacaaatttagtaATAACAACAATTGAAACTAAGATTTTAAGTTTAACAAAATGGGCTCCAAACAATTTGGTTGATGATGAAGGAGAGAAGAGTTAAGAGTATCCTCCAACGTACTATCAGGCCTCCATCAAATCTCCATGTATTGGTTTTGTACAACTTAAAAGCCAATAAGGCCCATGAAACTAGAGAACAGTATTTACGTAGGCTCATAAACATCCTAACTTGGTATAGATATCCTAACaatgtttttgtcaaaaatgcTTTAGAAGTTAGAACTATTATTTTTCTGGCAATTGCAACAGATATCAAAGTGTTTTGAATGTTAACTTAGCtagtaaaactaaaaagtaaaaggtGAAGagatcaaataaaatgttttctttattatatataaaaagtgacaaattttaaccaaataaagaaagaaaagtgaaaaaagaagaaagtcaaGAAGAGAATGAAAGGATGTGAAGATATAGACGTGACGAAAGTGTTAATGGTTTTAAGTACTTTGGTTTATCTCTTTTTGGTGAATAAGAAGAACAATATCCACATcgaaaatatgatttttctttataaaaataaaaagtttataaacgGAATAAAGTGGaattcataacaaaacaaagagaaaacaagaaaagaaaatatggatcaggcaaaacaaaatgaaggcAGCCAAGAGAGTATAGAGGATGCATAAATATCAAGAGAGTATAATATATGTAGTATTTTGATTGACGTTTTTAACGTAATAGTTTGTACTAGTGTGAAAATCATGTATTATAATctgacaaaaataatatctcaCAAGTATATAGATTgcaattataaaagaaatgattttttatttaatttaaatcgAATAAACAAACTACAACTTATTGTCAAGTGAGCTTATTCGCTAGAATTCGAATATAATACATGGACTACAATAAGGTATGCATcgtagaaaaaacaaacaaaaaaaccaaTATGGTCTCACCAGCTTCTCAGCAGTATCTTACCAATACTTTTCCACCTTACCCACTTTGTTTTGTCTTCCCCTATTTAGCATTTTTCCCTCATTATTCTATAACGCGGAGTAGTACGGCTCGCgaaaagaaaaccaataaGTAGAATTATGTCTGGACAAatttatatcatcaaaaattcTCTAAAAGTTAACTTTggataattttaaataatatcgTTAGTGAATTTTTGTAGATAGTCTAATATATCGTCAATGCATTTTGGTAAACGGCGAGGATATGATATCTCGGATTCTTTGTTAACGCTCCATGCGTTTTTATAAGTCATTGTCGAACCCTGATTTAATTCGGACTATGACTGACGTGTCAACGCTAAACTCTAATTTCACTGAGACTACAACTAACGTGTCAATGCCAAACTCTAATCCTTTTCGAGTTCAGTCATTTCAAAGTGTCAAAAACCAATAATCAAAATCTCGTGTTAGTGATTTTTAGGTTCTTATCACTGGTGCAAAACCAAT includes:
- a CDS encoding Ubiquitin carboxyl-terminal hydrolase family protein (Ubiquitin carboxyl-terminal hydrolase family protein; CONTAINS InterPro DOMAIN/s: RNA recognition domain, plant (InterPro:IPR021099); BEST Arabidopsis thaliana protein match is: Ubiquitin carboxyl-terminal hydrolase family protein (TAIR:AT4G33495.1); Has 30201 Blast hits to 17322 proteins in 780 species: Archae - 12; Bacteria - 1396; Metazoa - 17338; Fungi - 3422; Plants - 5037; Viruses - 0; Other Eukaryotes - 2996 (source: NCBI BLink).), coding for MPTLLLQSTKMVKACRFSTNKLMSRWKNLVGLNVNVGAFIGKYPHAFEIFTHPFSKNLCCKITEKFKVLIDEEENVVRECEVDAVKRVKKLLLLSKHGVLRVHALRLIRKELGLPEDFRDSILAKYSSEFRLVDLETLELVDRDDESLCVAKVEEWREVEYREKWLSKFETNYAFPIHLPTGFKIEKGFREELKNWQRVPYVKPYDRKEISRGLERFEKRVVAVIHELLSLTVEKMVEVERLAHFRKDLGIEVNVREVILKHPGIFYVSTKGSSQTLFLREAYSKGCLIEPNPIYNVRRKMLDLVLLKTRYSRMLLQREDETHREEKSRDVLISSNEDWEGGRDGDWVLPILGK